A single window of Streptomyces griseoviridis DNA harbors:
- a CDS encoding sulfite exporter TauE/SafE family protein: MDVLALLGIGVLTGLTTVLFGFGGGFVAVPVVVWADGALGTDAMRVATATSAVVMVVNAGFATAVTPRPTLAALRGGRPLLALLAVGGALGALAARLAPSGPVRWAFTAYVALTLADLLLRPGFLKPQAPADGADSADGAGSPGSDSTLGSPGGAGLPAVLGAPIGAVAAFLGVGGSVLTVPAMRRAGHTMRTATTLANPLTLALALPAAAVSLLGHTAPVAARAGVPLVGTVDPRAAGALLLGALPVIAVLRRRPPRIGDRTHAWAYATLLAVVIAAMLALDA, translated from the coding sequence ATGGATGTTCTCGCGCTGCTCGGAATCGGGGTCCTCACCGGGCTCACGACGGTGTTGTTCGGGTTCGGCGGCGGATTCGTCGCCGTCCCGGTGGTGGTGTGGGCGGACGGCGCGCTCGGCACGGACGCGATGAGGGTGGCGACGGCCACCTCGGCGGTGGTCATGGTGGTGAACGCCGGTTTCGCCACCGCCGTCACCCCGCGCCCCACCCTCGCCGCGCTGCGCGGCGGGCGCCCGCTGCTCGCGCTGCTGGCCGTCGGCGGGGCGCTGGGCGCGCTCGCCGCCCGGCTCGCGCCGTCGGGACCGGTCCGCTGGGCGTTCACCGCCTATGTCGCCCTCACCCTCGCCGACCTGCTGCTGCGCCCCGGGTTCCTGAAGCCGCAGGCCCCGGCCGACGGTGCCGACAGCGCCGACGGTGCCGGCAGCCCCGGCAGCGACAGCACCCTCGGCAGCCCCGGCGGCGCGGGACTGCCCGCCGTGCTCGGAGCGCCGATCGGCGCCGTCGCGGCCTTCCTCGGGGTCGGCGGCAGCGTCCTGACCGTCCCGGCGATGCGGCGGGCCGGACACACCATGCGGACCGCGACCACCCTCGCCAACCCCCTCACCCTCGCCCTCGCGCTGCCCGCCGCCGCCGTCTCGCTGCTCGGCCACACCGCCCCCGTCGCCGCCCGCGCGGGCGTGCCGCTGGTCGGGACGGTGGACCCGCGCGCCGCCGGGGCGCTGCTGCTCGGCGCGCTGCCCGTGATCGCCGTGCTGCGCCGCCGGCCGCCGCGCATCGGCGACCGCACCCACGCCTGGGCCTACGCGACCCTGCTCGCGGTGGTGATTGCCGCGATGCTGGCGCTGGACGCCT
- a CDS encoding AraC family transcriptional regulator, which yields MKNVPLSEVDAAPRAVLPIGTDYPPGLLLDWHEHRRAQFLYGATGVMVADTADGSWTVPPERALLIPATTRHRVRMLGVSTRSLYVEPAAVPWWPARCTVVDVPPLLRELLLAAVEFEADYDLSGRAGQVVALMLHEIAALTPLPFHIAVPAAPELAALCRAYLAAPDVAVTNALWARRAAMSERAFTRRFREQTGESPAGWRARARLLAALPLLRSGTVTEVAGRLGYASPAAFTAAFTRLFGAPPSRFHGR from the coding sequence GTGAAGAACGTTCCGCTGTCCGAGGTGGACGCCGCGCCGCGGGCGGTGCTGCCGATCGGCACCGACTACCCGCCGGGCCTGCTGCTCGACTGGCACGAGCACCGGCGGGCCCAGTTCCTGTACGGCGCGACCGGGGTGATGGTCGCCGACACCGCCGACGGGTCGTGGACGGTCCCGCCCGAGCGCGCCCTGCTCATCCCGGCCACCACCCGGCACCGGGTGCGGATGCTCGGGGTGAGCACCAGGAGCCTGTACGTCGAACCGGCCGCGGTGCCGTGGTGGCCCGCCCGGTGCACGGTCGTGGACGTGCCGCCGCTGCTGCGTGAACTGCTGCTGGCCGCGGTCGAGTTCGAGGCCGACTACGACCTGTCGGGGCGGGCCGGGCAGGTGGTGGCGCTGATGCTGCACGAGATCGCGGCGCTCACCCCGCTGCCCTTCCACATCGCGGTGCCCGCTGCCCCCGAGCTGGCCGCGCTCTGCCGGGCGTATCTGGCGGCGCCCGACGTGGCGGTCACCAACGCGCTCTGGGCGCGGCGGGCGGCGATGAGCGAGCGGGCCTTCACCCGCAGGTTCAGGGAGCAGACGGGGGAGAGCCCGGCGGGCTGGCGGGCCCGCGCCCGGCTGCTGGCGGCGCTGCCGCTGCTGCGGTCGGGCACGGTGACCGAGGTGGCCGGGCGCCTCGGCTACGCCTCGCCCGCCGCGTTCACCGCCGCCTTCACCCGGCTGTTCGGGGCGCCGCCGTCCCGGTTCCACGGGCGGTGA
- a CDS encoding glycoside hydrolase family 64 protein, protein MTPRHQRNLTRRKMMFALGGAVVAAPAVAAVAPYALADQSDGKTLAAAGALPVTIVNNSGSFDNASVHLYVVGNVDGKQVRLTPEGAVAPIAVSDNGADGFTDYAIPLAGNGETKLSLPYMSGRIYVALGEKLKFKAVTDGNGAAALQYPAGWVESDPNYGVLHDCAEFTHNAAGMFCNTTMVDMFSVPMAIRLTGDKDQTTGTLRSGGRAAAFDAVRAIEEFAPLVVDDTRIIAPGHGLDAGLFAKDYFAPYIDEVWSTYTGKDLTVTTNAGAFTGRVRGEQFTFDGPASVSFAKPSTRDVLFCDGNLAAPNDGTTGPVAAVLGAGFNRSTLLSTTAQPGTDPAAFYQGALTNHYAKAIHAATEDGKAYGFAFDDVADFASYIQDTAPTGFTLTLSAF, encoded by the coding sequence CCGCCGCAAGATGATGTTCGCCCTCGGTGGCGCGGTCGTGGCGGCCCCGGCCGTCGCCGCCGTCGCCCCCTACGCGCTCGCCGACCAGAGCGACGGCAAGACCCTCGCGGCGGCCGGCGCGCTCCCCGTGACCATCGTCAACAACAGCGGCTCGTTCGACAACGCCTCCGTGCACCTCTACGTCGTCGGCAACGTGGACGGCAAGCAGGTCCGCCTCACCCCCGAGGGCGCCGTCGCCCCCATCGCCGTCTCCGACAACGGCGCCGACGGCTTCACCGACTACGCCATCCCGCTCGCCGGCAACGGCGAGACCAAGCTGTCCCTGCCCTACATGTCGGGCCGCATCTACGTCGCGCTCGGCGAGAAGCTCAAGTTCAAGGCCGTCACCGACGGCAACGGCGCCGCCGCCCTCCAGTACCCGGCGGGCTGGGTCGAGTCCGACCCCAACTACGGAGTGCTGCACGACTGCGCCGAGTTCACCCACAACGCGGCCGGCATGTTCTGCAACACCACGATGGTCGACATGTTCAGCGTGCCGATGGCCATCCGGCTCACCGGCGACAAGGACCAGACCACCGGCACCCTGCGCTCCGGCGGACGCGCCGCGGCCTTCGACGCCGTCCGCGCGATCGAGGAGTTCGCCCCGCTCGTCGTCGACGACACCCGCATCATCGCGCCCGGCCACGGCCTCGACGCCGGCCTCTTCGCCAAGGACTACTTCGCGCCCTACATCGACGAGGTCTGGTCCACCTACACCGGCAAGGACCTCACGGTCACCACCAACGCCGGCGCGTTCACCGGCCGGGTCCGCGGCGAGCAGTTCACCTTCGACGGGCCCGCCTCGGTCTCCTTCGCCAAGCCGTCCACCCGGGACGTCCTGTTCTGCGACGGCAACCTCGCCGCCCCCAACGACGGCACCACGGGACCCGTCGCCGCCGTCCTCGGCGCCGGGTTCAACCGCTCCACGCTGCTCAGCACCACCGCCCAGCCCGGCACCGACCCGGCCGCCTTCTACCAGGGCGCGCTGACCAACCACTACGCCAAGGCGATCCACGCGGCGACCGAGGACGGCAAGGCGTACGGCTTCGCCTTCGACGACGTCGCCGACTTCGCCTCCTACATCCAGGACACCGCCCCGACCGGCTTCACCCTCACCCTCTCCGCGTTCTGA